The window gtttattgaagaaaactaaaccgggccgagcctggaacatgtaagtgcccgatTCAGATTGTTTAGGGTAGTATAAatagtagaaaacctccggtcggaggggaatgttatggattttgaatagGACAACAacaccgcatagaaggcggaaagtgaTGAATTGGAAGTCGCAGACCGgcagtgaactggtcgcggaaaacacaaaaggctccgcgcggcggtttgtgtggccgagcggagggagtgggtaagataatttcgaGGTCGGAAGGGATGTCAAAACTATCTATCAGAatgtcggcgtcgcgccgatcgaagcgcgactccatggtggtataccatgggccgagggcttggtcttgtggCTGGGGAGAGCTAGCCATTGGCCGAGCGGACGAAATCAAAAAAGGCGAAGAAAGGTAGAGAATCGAAGAAAGAAGACAACAAACGAAACGATGCCCTGAGGATCAAAAatcgggaaagaaatgcaaagaaaacacaagaaccaaagagagaaagaaggagaaccttacGACGAAGAAGAGGATTGAGGGAAGAGCACTGGAGATCGCCGAAAATAGGAGAGCGAGATCGTCGGAAATCTGGAACGCGAGAAGCAACGGTGAGCACGCGACAGTAGAAGTGAGGCGAAGGGAAGAagagaaggctttatagggtggagcccgagcggcctccaccgtcggatccaggtcgcgagaatcggagcacgcatcgcaccgttcatttcgaaccgcctcgatcccgtcagaacgccacgccgccgccgtacaatGACGGTAGCCTCGAcacgtggcattcggccactggaactcatttaatgagcgcatgcttggccttaatgacggagattggcGCAAATTCCGAGGAGATCCGAGGGATGGTGGCGTTGACTGAAGCCGTAGTTAGCACCACATGGGCCGAACGGAGGACGGTCTCTTGGATGAGCCGCTCGGCGAAACAatcgtccagtcagtcagactaatcgcctcattcgactagacttgaagggggaggcaagtgatccggtggtaagaacagggaccccccctCTCAGGGAGGTCAACACCACGTGGGAGTCAAAGGGTCAAcggtcgaccggagaaggggagaccggtcgaccgaacggggtcacagcggaaacaaaaacaacccgacggggagtcgggtctccgacgctcatggggaaCAGGGTCGTCGGGCCGATCGGGGAGCCCACTCGGTCGAAGGCCTAAAGTAGCATTACTGTGAACAGTCAACAGAGCACACGACCAGGAATCTCgcgagcggaccagcacatacgaacaaccggacgtgaggggactgccgaccggccggacgctcggcatagGGTGGGAAGAGACAAAAGGACCAGGGAACAGCTTCTGACAGCGGATAtgctcaacgaccaggccatacgcaggatcttacgacagagggttccactgtccatcagagatatgctcagactgtagcagtatggtgtcaggtaagctcttctgacaagcccatactaaggtatggtgaGAAGACACGTATTTGCCTTGGTACGTGCGCATAAGCCTCTTCctggctctatataagggtcctcattcttcaccggaggtacgcgttctttgagattcgaagccacctctttgttgtccacttgcctgatttgagcgtcggaggatcgtcgccaggaaccccttcccggaccgatttccttgcaggttcaccggaggtccggaCGATCGGTCGAAGATCTACATCAGCAGTTTAGAGAGCACCATGtgtccagcgtccgttgattcatcgttcggacaggatcagacaacattaatggtcgattaatgacctaccgtttcactcattattacttTTAGATTCTACATTACTCTCAaatttaatgcatctgttacacaGTAGCAAAAAgtttacgtggcaaaatgttaGTTGTTCCACTTAGGCGAATtttgcctcgatcggtccggcATTCAGCGTGCGTAGGTCATGCCCGCACAAAGTCAATATAATTCACTGCAATTCGGGTCCTGGATTTGCACCCTCCTACACCCCCACGCGCAAAAAAGAGTCTCTCcacatgcatttgttcacatccttaaTGCATgcgaatcaatataaactaaccatCATGTCATGAAACTCACAATGTGGGAATAAAATCTCTTTCAAAATGGaacctctttcctcttccacctcttcttcattcacttatattcaataaatataatataataatttttttattatatatatatatataattttttaaatgtttttataataatatgaaggGGAGCCTGCTGTGTGACTTAAAAGTTACGAGTTTGAGTTTCAAACATAATCACGTGTAAATCAAATAACACTGTGTACAAGACATTTACTGATATCTCATATTAACATGAGCTTCATGTAATGAACGATTATATTAAGTTTAATTTGCGGATCCTTCTTGTTACCTGTACCATATGTcatgattatttatttatttatttacaacCGGTGGAAGGTCTTCTTTCTGtgtaaataataatcaagctgacCTCGTGAGTTGGTCAATCTGTGAAGTGAGCGaaaggaataaaataaagaagaaaagatgtTGTAATCAATTTGTTCATGGCTGTCATTCTGCTGCCAATAATGCGCAACAAACGTAGGTAAGTAGATCTCCTCGACGATGCGGATCCTTCGCGGAATAAGGgtagtaaaaatatttttaaaaatcaattgggattttttttaaaaaataatatttttaagaatAAAATATGTATAAATATATGAAATAATTTACTTGCTAATTTAACGCGAGCAAACGTCCTAAATAAATGCGAACTCTTCCAAGTCAAAATTTAGTACTCCCATCCTCAAATGAGAAAATATAGAATTATAATTTGATAATTATCTATATTTTTGTTTAGtaatttagatatttaatttttctatccgAATAATTCtacataaattttcaaaataaattagaaagtacCAATATATCCTCCGAGTTAATAATTATCTTAATTGTGTGATAATGCCCTGGTCAAACAAAGGTCAAAATCAAATAATTGAGGGAAAGTAGCTCCTCCTTTTAGAAGGCTATTGGTTCTAACTTTAAATAATTGAGTCAAAGTAACAACTTGAATATCTGACTCTCACTCTAACTTTCTGGTCAGCCATCAAGCAGATCAGAAAttgtctttcttttttttctcgaAATTGTGTTCATCTGGACAATTTCATCTCTTCATTAAATTTTGCGTCTCACGGATAGACACAATTAATATCTATACGAacgtttaatttattttaataagtcTTGAGATTAATTCACAATGAATATAAAATATCTTGTTAGTTGATATTTCTCATGATTTATTTGTCTGTATCTTATCTGGAGGCCAATGATACTAGACTGCTTTGAAATTTTTCATATTGAGTGATTGTCATAACAATATTGAATTGATGAGTCTTTAGTATGAgcatttttcaatttatttttatagtcgataaaatttttttataagaatGAATCATTTTAGAAATAATAGGTATAAATTGGATAATTGATGCCAATTAGACAAAATTATgaataaattaactaattaagTGTTCTTCTATTTTGCTTtccaaaagataaaaaaaaatttcaattgttaattgtAATTATTTGAGACTAAACACAGTGAAAGAGAAACTTTCTCAGTTTTTGAAATAAGTCTAACTTTGATGAAAATTGAATTAACAGATTAATTTATCTTAATAGACAGTTGATTTAAGAACGCTAGATGGATCACTCGTTACGAGTACTTCTTAGTTTATCTTGATGGTCATTGAAAAATTTTCGTTGGACcaaatcgatcacctcaaaattAATCGGTGCAGAATATCTTAGGTTAATTAACCCCCCccctcccaaaaaaaaaaaaaaagaggaagcaTAATTAGCTTCATTCACAACGATCATATCTGAGGTAGAAAATGAATCAGATGGAAAGCAAAGAGCCCATTGACTCTaatgaaaattgaaaagaaaCTAACAATAATCTCCATTAAAGTTATTTAGAAGTGAAAATGTACTATCTATGGAGGTTCTTATATATGCTGTTGGTGATAGAGTTATGAGATTATTAAAACAATGCGACCATTTCTTTGCAGAACAGACCCAAGAGCTTTGCAACCAAGAGCACAAGATTTGAGTTTAGAACAAGACTCTCATTTACTTTCGATTAACAAACAACCAGCTGATTCCCAAATCATGGACAGATTCGAACTGTTAACAATATGATTTTTGCAAATGTCTCTGTTCGTGGAGGGAGAGGAATCAAGCAGAAACTGATGTTTCCAGCCCAATGCTTCCTGAGTGTTTTATCACTTCAGATTTCTCATTCTCCGCCAACAGTTCTGGGAATGCTTCCTTGACGTTATGAATACTTTCCAGGGCATGGTCTGCACCTTTGACTCTATGTGAAGTGCCCACCTAAATCCATTCAAATCATCAATGTACGATCCAATCCGATACAGAAAACTCTCAAGAGAAGtaaaaaaaagaattaattaattaaaaataccaGTACGGTGTGTAAGCCAACGCGTTTTGCAGACTGGATATTGCGAATGCTGTCGTCGAAGAAGATCTGGAAGAGAATCTATTCAGTTAGAGAAAATCTAAGAAGTGAAATCCACAGCGAAAAAAGAATCTCACGGTTGTTTCAGGATTTATGCCAGCAATTCTGAGAGCATGCTCCATGGCTTCTACGGATGGCTTGCAAAGAATTGGTGTTTTTGGTAGTTCTACTCCAGAATTTGGGCGAGAGAAGTGACCAACAATGTCAAATATGTCATTAACAACGCTTTGTTGATCGGAATCTGAAGGCTGCAGATTGAGTGTCTCAAAGCATATGATTCCCTGGAAACAGTCCTCTAGACCAAGCCTTTTCAGCACTTTAGCAGCATGAATCTTATCAGCATTGGTAAATATCTGTTTTTGaatcaattttttagaaaaaaagggaAATTCAATTGAGTATTCTTCATAATTtatgttaatatataaaataaattgagAGAAAACAAAGCTCTAACTTGAAACTTACGACTTTGCGGATTGGAAGGCTCTGCAAGAGGTGTCTGAGAACAGGGTCAGGCTTTAACTTCTCATATGGTAGTCGGCCATGAACAAAACtgttaaataaaaaactaaaatcgGCTGAATTTCTTTTTCCAGTAATTACAATCAGAGAAAGCAAACAAACAAACTTATCAGAACTGAAACCTGTGATAATCGTCGTAGTTAAACTTGTAGCCAATAGCCTGAGCAATCAATCGATACACATGAGAACAGAGGATTTGATTCaattgaaaatcaaaataaaactgACGGATTAACTACCCTCAATCCTGCCATTGTTGTGCCATAGTTCTTGTATAGCAGACAGCAGAACTCCGGAACCTTTCTCGGATCGATTCCGAGTCTTTGGATCATGTAATCTGAATCATGATCAGAGAAATTAGCAGTGAAATCAAACAGACATAACATGATGGAAACTTACCTCCGATATTTCTGAGGCACTCAGTTGAGATGCCAGAGCTCAGAGGGTAGAGCGTGTCGTCCAAATCTAGTTCAAGGACATCAAATCAATATTCTGTTAAAAAGTAACTTGTAAATCCAGCTAAATCTGGAAGCGTACCGAAAAGAAGACAGTCATATTTCATCTTGATCAGTTGCAATCTTAACAATTTCCAGGAATCGGTTTGAACAATTCCAATCGATAAAGTGAGAATGTGAATAAGGTGCAGGCAAAGCGCAGCAGAGATGAGTGCAGAGTACAAATACTGGAAATGGAGGAGGCAGAGGGGGAAGGAGATAGGTGGGGTTGCTACTGGTTAAATAGGCTAAATATTGCCTTTTTAGTCAAATTATTtcaggaaaaaaatatatttgatttaaatttaaagtcCAGCTGTCGTTATGTGATTGGATGAGTTGTATGTGCTTCTTTTTGTCCGGCTTTTTATCCGGTCCGGACTATGAATTCACGCGTTTAGATTCGGACAAAATCTAGTTTGGCTGCGAGTAGGAGACGAGGACCGTCCACGGGATTCAATGGTGGAAATCGGACGGCGTGGCGTGTCCACTCAGTGTTACAGAAAATTCTCGTCCttgaaaaacaaacaaaaggATGTAGAAATTGTACAATTTGGAAAAATTATGGAAGATTGTTTTCTTTCCCCCTCCCTTCTTTTGCTAGAATCGCCTTTTCTTATCGCTTAGCATTTCATATACCACTAATGATAAGTAGATAACATAAAAAATGGTAGATGGGGGAGTAGTTTGGAGGAGAAGCTGGTCACGTATCGCTATCTAATTTAACGTTTGAATTATTGCTAAATGGAGATGGACATGTAGAGAACGAGAGAGACTGGTTATGCTACATTTATGCCAATTATGAGAATAATTTATATTCAATAGTTTGCGATTAGTTCACAATTTGTTTTGATTCCTTCCATCTTTTTCTCTGCTACCTTCTCTCCCAGACATGAGAGATTTATTCGTCGTGCTGTCTGTAGTCACGTTCGATGATCGCGTGTTGGTTAACTGGCGATGCTAACAATCTGGCGAATCATCATTTGGTTTTCCATGTAGTTAATTTGGTGTCCTATGAAGCAAAATAATGATCCAAATTCAATCTGTTGCTTGCACAACACATTTTGAGGTAATTTGGCCTGCTGTCGTGTACCAATTTGGGCCGGTCATTAGATTAATTAACTTTCCAAATGCCACCACTTAATCTTGCTAAGTTCTAGAGTCTTGAGACTTTGATGGGATTAGCAATAATTTGGGAGCAAAATAATTGAATACAGATGGCAGCTTAATGTTTGACGATCCTGTATAAAGTAATTAAGTTAGGCTAAGTAGATCCAATAATGCAATAATTGGAGTTGCATACATGCTATATGATTGACGGTGTACAAAGCACGATAGAAGAGTATAAGAACACGGAAAGAAATCAAGGAATGTGATAGGGATTAACTTGAAGAAGCACAAGTTAAATTCTCTTTTCATTGTTCCGCTTCtatctttaaaacattttttttatgaaaCTTATTCTGTAATTCAATGAACAAATTGcagtcatatatattttttattattgttcttttgttttttttttaaagtatatgccaattgatagtATTATAACTCGTCACTTACATCTGCTAGTTTAGGAATGTGGTTAATTGTCTTTTTCTTGACAATAATATCCGGAAATTTGTAAAGATGTCACAAGAAAGACGAATAACCAcaaacaataaaattaaaaataaaaaatcaaaggcAAACAAAAATGATGCAACCAGTCGCTGGAATAATGTATATGCAACAAATAGAAACCTACCACTCTGGAATAATAATTAGGGGTAAGACCTTCATTTGCTATTTACGTAGCATATATATGCTACAGTGACTCTGGAATGATACAAAGAAGCTACTGAATTTAGGCGACCGTAATTTAGTAAGAATTGTCAATGAAAAGAACTGAAAAATTTTAAGTTGTTACTAAAATTCTCTTGTTCTTtgacaattaaaaaaaaagatcatAACGTGAGGGAATTTTTTTTGGTCAGGGTGAGAAATTCTCCTTTAAATGCACAAAATGAAAATTGCTTCGTTGGTTGTAATGTCAAACTGCTTACTGGTGCTTTCCACGAGGGGAAAACGCTGCAAATCTCAGTGTTTCATCTCCTGCTTCAGTCCCTATAGTTTGCAGGAAATGTATATTTCCCAATCAATCTAGCCTAGAAAGTATTGTAGAGTCCAATAGACTAATGATAACGTCAACAATCATTGATACTTCTGTTGATCATTTTACACTATAGAGATAATGGGCAAATTTTTAAAAGAACAGGAGAAAAAAAGAGAGTCAAATTACTACCTGCCCATCAAGTGACATGGCAAGATACAAAACACGAAGCGTGTGGCCTGTTAGAGTAGCTACCTGTTTTGTTATGTCTTTTTAGTCAAGTGAGCAATGCAGTAAATGTCTAAAGGTGCACTGTAAATCTGGAGAACAAAGGAGGAAAATAACAAAAGTAGTCTACTTCATTAGCTGTGAGAACAATTATATTGAACAATAACAATGAAGTAATTGAGATTGCTTTGCCCTAAACCTCAAAGATTAGCAGCAGACTTATGAAAACCATATATACTTTGGTAAAAGTCGGGCGTACATATAATCCACTGAACAAGAGAAGCAAATCATATACCCTAGTAAAAATTAGTGCCTCCAAATGAAAGGGAGAGGGACAATCTGATCAAACATCAAAGAATATATGCATTTAAttgaaatattcaacaactttcATTATACCATATATTCAaggaaaatataatataatagtgtagagttttttttttaattgaaaatgTTTGTAATATTCTGAAGATTATTGTGTTatcaatcaataaattattgtaatGTTCTAGTTAGATTGACATTATGTGTGTGTAATAACTAATCAATGAGAATAGTGTCCCGGTTGCCTTAT is drawn from Zingiber officinale cultivar Zhangliang chromosome 1B, Zo_v1.1, whole genome shotgun sequence and contains these coding sequences:
- the LOC122005796 gene encoding uncharacterized protein C24B11.05-like isoform X2 — protein: MKYDCLLFDLDDTLYPLSSGISTECLRNIGDYMIQRLGIDPRKVPEFCCLLYKNYGTTMAGLRAIGYKFNYDDYHSFVHGRLPYEKLKPDPVLRHLLQSLPIRKVIFTNADKIHAAKVLKRLGLEDCFQGIICFETLNLQPSDSDQQSVVNDIFDIVGHFSRPNSGVELPKTPILCKPSVEAMEHALRIAGINPETTIFFDDSIRNIQSAKRVGLHTVLVGTSHRVKGADHALESIHNVKEAFPELLAENEKSEVIKHSGSIGLETSVSA
- the LOC122005796 gene encoding uncharacterized protein C24B11.05-like isoform X1: MKYDCLLFDLDDTLYPLSSGISTECLRNIGDYMIQRLGIDPRKVPEFCCLLYKNYGTTMAGLRAIGYKFNYDDYHSFLFNSFVHGRLPYEKLKPDPVLRHLLQSLPIRKVIFTNADKIHAAKVLKRLGLEDCFQGIICFETLNLQPSDSDQQSVVNDIFDIVGHFSRPNSGVELPKTPILCKPSVEAMEHALRIAGINPETTIFFDDSIRNIQSAKRVGLHTVLVGTSHRVKGADHALESIHNVKEAFPELLAENEKSEVIKHSGSIGLETSVSA